A stretch of the Poseidonibacter parvus genome encodes the following:
- a CDS encoding tyrosine-type recombinase/integrase, with product MIKTKYTGVYYRENQNKTKTFYIKYKIKGKQQLKKIGTSAEGITAAYASKLRAKEVSVDRLKDDAPFASIDKNLTFDESFNLYYEYSKYNQKDYYTNLKRYNKHIKDEIGHMPLARIDKRVISNLKKVFLSKVNDRTKKPYAQATINHFFDLIRSVFNYIINEKSLNLINPASSKSLKRLKVDNKRERYLELDEIKVLFEEVVKEFDRKFQHTDVKVKILSFLMLSFSTGARLGSVTTIKKQDLNFKQKTILIKNHKTGKTYTGYIHPKYEDFLLKRCNDLKINDYIVSGTKEVYKQPTINYHLKPILDKLFNKGLTSNDSQNRAVIHTFRHTFASHLAIDGTPLYTIMKLMNHEDISQTIRYAKLSSDNGSVNVFGLQF from the coding sequence ATGATAAAAACAAAATACACTGGCGTGTATTATCGAGAGAACCAAAATAAAACTAAAACATTTTACATTAAGTACAAGATTAAAGGTAAACAGCAACTTAAAAAGATTGGAACTAGTGCAGAGGGAATAACAGCTGCATATGCTTCTAAATTAAGAGCAAAAGAAGTTTCTGTTGATAGATTAAAAGATGATGCTCCATTTGCTAGTATTGATAAGAATTTGACTTTTGATGAATCTTTTAACTTATACTATGAATACTCAAAATATAATCAAAAAGATTACTATACTAATTTGAAAAGATATAACAAGCATATAAAAGACGAAATAGGGCATATGCCTTTAGCCAGAATAGATAAAAGAGTAATATCAAATCTAAAAAAAGTTTTTTTAAGTAAGGTAAATGATAGAACTAAAAAACCATATGCCCAAGCAACTATAAATCACTTCTTTGATTTAATTAGATCTGTTTTTAATTATATTATTAATGAAAAAAGTTTAAACCTAATAAACCCAGCTAGTAGCAAGTCATTAAAGAGATTGAAAGTTGATAATAAAAGAGAAAGATATTTAGAGCTTGATGAAATAAAGGTTCTATTTGAAGAAGTTGTAAAAGAGTTTGATAGAAAGTTTCAGCATACAGATGTGAAAGTAAAAATATTAAGTTTTTTAATGTTAAGCTTTTCAACTGGCGCTAGACTTGGTTCTGTAACAACAATAAAAAAACAAGATCTAAATTTCAAGCAAAAAACCATACTGATTAAAAACCATAAAACAGGTAAAACATATACAGGATATATTCATCCTAAATACGAAGACTTTTTATTAAAGAGGTGTAATGACTTAAAAATAAATGACTATATTGTATCAGGTACTAAAGAAGTTTATAAACAGCCAACTATTAACTATCATCTAAAGCCAATACTTGATAAACTTTTTAATAAAGGATTAACTTCAAATGATTCACAAAACAGAGCAGTGATACACACTTTCAGACACACATTTGCTTCTCACCTCGCAATAGATGGGACACCACTTTATACTATAATGAAATTAATGAATCATGAAGATATAAGTCAAACAATAAGATATGCAAAGTTAAGTTCTGACAATGGATCTGTAAATGTTTTTGGTTTACAGTTCTAA
- a CDS encoding efflux RND transporter permease subunit, with amino-acid sequence MVESVISYSIKNKFLILFSVIVLTVASFWAVKNTSLDALPDLSPPQVIVQVKWAGQSPKTIEEQVSYPLISNLMSLPNIDTVRAMSSFQNALIYIIFKDGTDLYDSRNRILEQLSQLQGTFPQGVNVAIGPDATGVGWAYEYALKSDTKSLDELRTLQDYYYKYALLGVDGVSEIASIGGFIKNYEITLNQDKLVQYNLSIQEVKKALTKNNDEKGGRIILENGFEHMVQAKGYLKSVVDIENITIKTNNSIPLKIKDIADVNITSSNRRGMADLNGEGDTVGGIVVVRYGENPYAVIKAVKEKIKTLNVEGVEVVETYDRSSLIDKAIDTLKNTLLEESIIVMIITGLFLFHFRSALIIIITLPITVLITFLLMKAFGMGSNIMSLGGIAIAIGAMVDATIVMVENAHKYLQGKENISNEERTEIIIKSAKQVGRPIFFALVLVVVSFLPIFALTGQEGRLFTPLAFTKSFAMIAGAFLSITIVPILMVFFIRGKILREDKNLLNKFFIKLYSPILKLSLKFRYLIVLVFIGTIIAAYPVYKKQNWEFMPMMNEQTFMYMPVTPYGIGVDLSRELTQKTDKILKSFPEVDTVFGKAGRADTATDPAPLAMIETIITFKPEDQWREGMTYKKLMEEMDRKLQVAGLINSWTYPIRGRIDMLLTGIRTPLGIKLYGNDHHKLEETAGVIEQKLKKFDKTLSVSTDKINSGYYLNIDVKEEMLTRFGITKNDVLSTVSLGVAGAKVSTFLDGLERYPISLRFETTQREDITTLRNLQVKTKLGFQPLEMFANLKYEEGPSVIKSEKALNVNFIYITPKNGISAKQYKDEAKELLTDIKLPEGFYFEWAGQSEYLESAMQRLTYIIPLTFVIIFILIYFALRNLTYTVIIFFTLPFALTGGIFYLDFLNFNISIAVIVGFLALLGVAAETSIVMLVYLHEAMLELKEKCIEPDKTHIFHAIYKGAVLRLRPKLMTLFAILGGLIPIMYINGVGSEVMQRIAAPMIGGMISSAFLTLIIIPAIFYILAIKQKGKMADCDLSH; translated from the coding sequence ATGGTAGAAAGTGTAATCTCATATAGTATTAAAAATAAATTTTTAATTCTATTTTCGGTAATAGTTTTAACAGTAGCATCTTTTTGGGCAGTAAAAAATACGAGTCTTGATGCACTTCCAGATTTATCACCACCACAAGTGATTGTTCAGGTTAAATGGGCAGGGCAGAGTCCAAAAACAATTGAGGAACAAGTATCTTATCCTTTAATCTCAAATTTAATGTCTTTGCCAAATATTGATACTGTAAGGGCGATGAGTTCATTTCAAAATGCTTTAATATATATTATATTTAAAGATGGGACAGATTTATACGATTCAAGAAATAGAATTCTAGAACAATTATCACAATTACAGGGAACTTTTCCTCAAGGTGTAAATGTTGCAATTGGACCAGATGCAACAGGTGTTGGTTGGGCTTATGAATATGCCTTAAAATCTGATACAAAATCACTTGACGAGCTAAGAACTTTGCAAGACTATTATTATAAATATGCCTTACTTGGAGTTGATGGAGTAAGTGAAATTGCTTCAATTGGTGGTTTTATTAAAAACTATGAAATTACACTAAACCAGGATAAATTAGTTCAATACAATTTAAGTATTCAAGAAGTAAAAAAAGCACTTACAAAAAATAATGATGAAAAGGGTGGTAGAATTATTTTAGAAAATGGCTTTGAACATATGGTTCAAGCTAAAGGATATCTAAAATCAGTAGTTGATATTGAAAATATTACAATAAAAACAAACAACTCAATTCCTCTTAAAATAAAAGATATTGCTGATGTTAATATTACATCTTCTAATAGACGTGGTATGGCTGATTTAAATGGTGAAGGTGATACTGTAGGTGGTATTGTAGTTGTAAGGTATGGAGAGAATCCATATGCAGTTATAAAAGCTGTAAAAGAGAAAATTAAAACACTAAATGTCGAAGGTGTTGAAGTTGTTGAAACATATGATAGATCATCTCTTATTGATAAAGCAATTGATACATTAAAAAATACACTTTTAGAAGAGTCTATTATTGTAATGATAATCACGGGATTATTTTTATTTCATTTTAGAAGTGCTTTAATTATAATTATTACTTTACCAATAACAGTATTAATCACATTTCTTCTAATGAAAGCATTTGGAATGGGTTCAAATATTATGAGCCTTGGAGGAATTGCAATTGCAATTGGAGCAATGGTTGATGCAACTATTGTTATGGTTGAAAATGCCCATAAGTATCTTCAAGGAAAAGAAAATATCTCAAATGAAGAAAGAACAGAAATTATAATAAAATCAGCAAAACAAGTTGGTCGTCCAATATTCTTTGCACTTGTTCTAGTAGTTGTATCTTTTTTACCAATTTTTGCTTTAACAGGTCAAGAGGGAAGACTTTTTACCCCATTAGCATTTACAAAATCATTTGCTATGATTGCAGGAGCTTTTCTTTCTATTACAATTGTACCAATTCTTATGGTCTTTTTTATACGAGGGAAAATATTAAGAGAAGATAAAAATTTATTGAATAAATTCTTTATAAAACTTTATTCCCCAATTTTAAAACTTTCACTTAAATTTAGATATTTAATTGTTCTTGTTTTTATAGGAACAATAATTGCTGCATATCCAGTTTATAAAAAACAAAACTGGGAATTTATGCCTATGATGAATGAACAGACTTTTATGTATATGCCAGTAACTCCGTATGGAATTGGTGTAGATTTATCACGTGAGTTAACTCAGAAAACAGATAAGATATTAAAATCCTTTCCTGAAGTTGATACTGTATTTGGAAAAGCAGGACGAGCTGATACAGCTACAGATCCAGCACCTTTAGCTATGATTGAAACTATTATCACTTTTAAACCAGAAGATCAATGGCGTGAAGGAATGACCTATAAAAAACTAATGGAAGAGATGGATAGAAAACTTCAAGTAGCAGGGTTAATTAACTCTTGGACTTATCCTATTCGTGGAAGAATTGATATGCTTCTTACTGGTATTAGAACGCCTCTTGGTATAAAACTTTATGGAAATGATCATCATAAGTTAGAAGAAACTGCAGGAGTAATTGAACAAAAGTTAAAGAAGTTTGATAAAACACTTTCTGTATCAACTGATAAAATTAACTCTGGTTATTACTTAAATATTGATGTTAAAGAAGAAATGTTAACACGTTTTGGAATTACAAAAAATGATGTATTGTCTACAGTTTCATTAGGTGTTGCCGGAGCAAAAGTATCTACATTTTTAGATGGTCTTGAAAGGTATCCTATTTCTCTTAGATTTGAAACAACTCAAAGAGAAGATATTACAACTTTGCGTAATCTTCAAGTAAAAACTAAGTTAGGATTTCAACCTCTAGAAATGTTTGCAAATTTAAAATATGAAGAGGGACCTTCTGTAATAAAATCAGAAAAGGCTTTAAATGTAAACTTTATATATATAACTCCTAAAAATGGTATTTCTGCAAAACAATATAAAGATGAAGCAAAAGAACTTTTAACGGATATTAAGCTTCCTGAAGGGTTCTACTTTGAATGGGCAGGGCAAAGTGAGTATTTAGAATCAGCAATGCAAAGATTAACATATATTATTCCTTTAACCTTTGTAATTATATTTATTCTTATATATTTTGCACTTAGAAATTTAACATATACGGTGATTATTTTCTTTACTCTTCCCTTTGCTTTAACAGGTGGAATATTTTATCTTGACTTTTTAAACTTTAATATTTCTATTGCAGTTATTGTTGGCTTTCTTGCACTTCTAGGAGTTGCTGCAGAGACCTCAATTGTAATGTTAGTTTATTTACATGAAGCAATGCTTGAATTAAAAGAAAAATGTATAGAGCCAGATAAAACTCATATATTTCATGCTATTTATAAAGGTGCTGTATTAAGACTTAGACCAAAACTAATGACTCTTTTTGCAATCTTAGGTGGACTAATTCCTATTATGTATATAAATGGTGTTGGTAGTGAAGTTATGCAAAGAATTGCTGCTCCAATGATTGGAGGAATGATAAGTTCAGCATTTCTAACACTAATTATAATACCTGCAATATTTTATATTTTGGCAATAAAACAAAAAGGGAAAATGGCAGATTGTGATTTATCACATTAA
- a CDS encoding efflux RND transporter periplasmic adaptor subunit yields the protein MKLILSLLFFGITLLNAQILEVSQVFNTKLTKVKKEQIGEVKSFYGTTALNETKIYDIVTRFDGYITKLYANEQFKTIKKGNPLFTIYSDEVSSIQQELQIAKRFNKSLVNSNIEKLKSLDINSSTIKKIRNSRKTIKNIPFYSPTNSIVLQKNINQGSFAKKGKLLLQLASLDELWFIASVYQKDLDFIKKDMKAKIYIDGIATPIDSTVDMIYPTVDLKTKSIDVRFVIPNKDLKLYPNMFAKVALKKVSKEMLTLPKTAVLSKGDKHYVFQKLSKTEIEPIEVTAKRISSNKYEVLKGLEDGQEVINNALFLLDSDAITNGLYSSDDDDW from the coding sequence ATGAAACTAATATTAAGTCTACTCTTTTTTGGAATAACATTATTAAATGCTCAAATTCTTGAAGTATCACAGGTTTTTAACACAAAGCTTACAAAAGTTAAAAAAGAGCAAATAGGAGAAGTAAAAAGTTTCTATGGAACTACAGCTCTAAATGAAACAAAAATTTATGATATTGTTACAAGATTTGATGGATATATTACAAAATTGTATGCAAACGAACAATTTAAAACTATAAAAAAAGGAAATCCACTTTTTACAATTTATTCAGATGAAGTTTCTTCAATCCAACAAGAACTTCAAATTGCAAAAAGATTTAATAAATCACTAGTTAATTCAAATATAGAAAAACTAAAATCTTTAGATATAAACTCTTCAACAATTAAAAAAATTAGAAATTCAAGAAAGACAATAAAAAATATTCCTTTTTATTCTCCTACAAATTCTATTGTTTTACAAAAAAATATAAATCAAGGAAGTTTTGCAAAAAAAGGAAAACTTTTACTTCAACTAGCCTCTTTAGATGAGCTTTGGTTTATAGCTTCTGTTTATCAAAAAGATTTAGATTTTATAAAAAAAGATATGAAAGCTAAAATTTATATTGATGGAATAGCTACTCCAATTGATTCTACTGTAGATATGATTTATCCAACAGTTGATTTAAAAACAAAAAGTATTGATGTTAGGTTTGTAATACCTAATAAAGATTTAAAACTTTATCCAAATATGTTTGCAAAGGTTGCACTTAAAAAAGTTTCAAAAGAAATGTTGACTTTACCTAAAACTGCTGTTTTAAGTAAAGGAGATAAACATTATGTTTTTCAAAAATTATCAAAAACTGAGATTGAGCCTATAGAAGTAACAGCAAAAAGAATCTCATCAAATAAATATGAAGTTTTAAAAGGCTTAGAAGATGGACAAGAAGTAATAAATAATGCTCTATTCTTACTTGACTCTGATGCAATCACAAATGGACTTTATAGTTCAGATGACGATGATTGGTAG
- a CDS encoding TolC family protein codes for MLKKSFIYSGLLVLTISSMYAKSIDDVVVETINQNYSIKALESSINIAQEQIELSTKWKNPTLSFGATDIQLNDITARDIEPMQAQFIGISQVIPIGDKLKIEKKIAQDDYQISKYEVEDKKLQLKSKIYEYIYNIKLLEERLKLFEKYKSNTKKLEKLLKELYKYNKANQAQILKTQIMNQELNLKSQNLQTMINTLNLKLEQITYSKQENIEFDNKLKNIKLNENTETHPKLLSILQVSKKFDNISTLEKEKKNSDIKVNLAYFQRDSKYEDYVNISFAIPLSVRGSEDIKSRKAKFKAMEISHKFKDMKLTFENKIKTFQQNMDDAHITYNIIKKDILPKFNQLQKIIENYNSFSSYKNMDSKALINNLNEIIKYELKVVDEKQKYFTALSKSIYFTKEIK; via the coding sequence ATGTTAAAAAAATCATTTATTTATAGTGGTTTATTAGTATTAACTATATCATCTATGTATGCAAAAAGCATAGATGATGTAGTAGTAGAAACAATAAACCAAAATTATAGTATCAAAGCATTAGAAAGTTCAATTAATATTGCACAAGAACAAATTGAATTATCTACAAAGTGGAAAAATCCAACTCTATCTTTTGGAGCAACTGACATACAATTAAATGATATTACAGCAAGAGATATAGAGCCAATGCAAGCTCAATTTATAGGTATCTCTCAAGTTATTCCTATTGGAGATAAATTAAAAATTGAAAAGAAAATTGCACAAGATGACTATCAAATTTCAAAATATGAAGTTGAAGATAAAAAATTACAGTTAAAATCAAAAATTTATGAATACATTTATAATATTAAACTACTTGAAGAAAGATTAAAACTATTTGAAAAATATAAATCAAATACTAAAAAACTAGAAAAACTATTAAAAGAATTATACAAATATAATAAAGCAAATCAAGCACAAATTTTAAAAACTCAAATAATGAATCAAGAGTTAAATTTAAAATCACAAAATTTACAAACAATGATAAACACACTTAATCTAAAACTTGAACAAATAACTTATTCAAAGCAAGAAAATATTGAGTTTGATAATAAATTAAAAAATATAAAACTTAATGAAAATACAGAAACCCATCCAAAACTTTTATCTATATTACAAGTATCTAAAAAATTTGATAATATCTCAACTTTAGAAAAAGAGAAAAAGAACTCTGATATAAAAGTGAATTTAGCATACTTTCAAAGAGATAGTAAATATGAAGATTATGTAAATATATCTTTTGCCATTCCTTTATCTGTAAGAGGAAGTGAAGATATAAAATCAAGAAAAGCAAAATTTAAAGCTATGGAAATAAGTCATAAGTTTAAAGATATGAAATTAACTTTTGAAAATAAAATAAAAACATTTCAACAAAATATGGATGATGCACATATTACATATAACATAATAAAAAAAGATATTTTACCAAAATTCAATCAACTTCAAAAGATTATAGAAAATTATAATAGTTTTTCTTCATATAAAAATATGGATTCAAAAGCACTAATAAATAATTTGAATGAAATCATAAAATATGAATTAAAAGTAGTGGATGAAAAACAAAAATATTTTACTGCATTATCTAAATCAATATATTTTACTAAGGAAATAAAATGA
- a CDS encoding FixH family protein, which translates to MKLFLKVISILALTIGLLNAEPINLNGSKGGYDVNFSSEKTLVVGDNVMFVTVTKDGKVVTDVKVKAKFFMPEMPGMPYMEYKDKGKLVDGKYKMSINFAMGGTWQFHLMFKTADGEVHKIRSSVNL; encoded by the coding sequence ATGAAGTTATTTTTAAAAGTGATTTCAATTTTAGCGTTAACAATAGGTCTTCTAAATGCAGAACCAATTAATTTAAATGGTAGTAAAGGTGGATATGACGTAAATTTTTCATCTGAAAAAACTTTGGTTGTTGGTGATAATGTTATGTTTGTTACTGTAACAAAAGATGGAAAAGTTGTTACTGATGTAAAAGTAAAAGCAAAATTCTTTATGCCGGAGATGCCTGGTATGCCATATATGGAATATAAGGATAAAGGTAAATTAGTTGATGGTAAATATAAAATGTCAATTAATTTTGCTATGGGTGGTACTTGGCAATTTCATTTAATGTTTAAAACTGCAGATGGTGAAGTTCATAAAATCAGATCAAGTGTAAACTTATAA
- a CDS encoding sensor histidine kinase: protein METEINLTQSEKRTFIRFFGLYLGGSFILMTIIALLYYQNEKKLYFDLAKTKMQNVVSNISSQIISTHMNGNTLDLKQFLKTDIYKISFFDKDKKKIVGNFDDKIDFNKEIIQHDQHFILVNNSTYGHLGVHYIAIEENLFFKTLKKLKVDILVLFLVIYSIISLMGFFLAKLFLKPIKDERKKLNNFIKDTTHELNTPISAILMSSESNELTKKQVQRIQLAAHRVSEIYKDLTYVFLEDQEEIKELPIILLNQTIPNQLKYFEVLSEKKKIELSCEIEEVDFKIIENDFIRLFNNIVSNAIKYNKAHGKVKIELKNNTLIVTDTGIGIEEKKIKDIFNRYYRATKEQGGFGIGLNIVQNICLKYDIKYNIDSKLNEGTTFSFYFKTT, encoded by the coding sequence TTGGAGACTGAAATTAATTTAACACAAAGTGAAAAAAGAACATTTATAAGATTTTTTGGATTATATCTTGGTGGGTCTTTTATATTAATGACTATTATTGCTTTATTATATTATCAAAATGAAAAAAAATTATATTTTGATTTGGCAAAAACGAAAATGCAAAATGTAGTTTCTAATATCTCTTCACAAATTATATCTACACATATGAATGGAAATACTCTAGATTTAAAGCAATTTTTAAAAACAGATATTTATAAAATCTCTTTTTTTGACAAAGATAAAAAGAAAATAGTTGGTAATTTTGATGATAAGATAGATTTTAATAAAGAAATAATACAACATGATCAACATTTCATATTAGTTAATAATTCAACTTATGGACATTTAGGTGTTCATTATATTGCAATTGAAGAAAACCTATTTTTTAAAACTTTAAAAAAACTCAAAGTAGATATACTAGTCTTATTTTTAGTAATTTACTCAATAATATCACTTATGGGTTTTTTTCTAGCTAAACTATTTTTAAAACCAATAAAAGATGAAAGAAAAAAATTAAATAACTTCATCAAAGATACAACTCATGAGTTAAATACACCTATAAGTGCAATTTTAATGTCCTCAGAATCAAATGAACTTACTAAAAAACAAGTTCAAAGAATCCAACTTGCAGCACATAGAGTCTCTGAGATATATAAAGACTTAACATATGTCTTTTTAGAGGATCAAGAAGAAATTAAAGAATTACCTATTATTTTATTGAATCAAACTATTCCTAATCAATTAAAATACTTTGAGGTTTTATCTGAAAAAAAGAAAATTGAACTCTCATGTGAAATTGAAGAAGTTGACTTTAAGATTATAGAAAATGATTTTATAAGGCTATTTAATAATATTGTTTCAAATGCTATTAAATATAATAAAGCTCATGGAAAAGTTAAAATAGAGCTAAAAAATAATACTTTAATTGTTACAGATACAGGTATAGGAATTGAAGAAAAAAAAATAAAAGATATATTTAATAGATACTATAGAGCAACAAAAGAGCAAGGTGGTTTTGGAATAGGTTTGAATATTGTTCAAAATATTTGTCTAAAATATGATATTAAATATAACATTGATTCTAAACTAAACGAAGGTACAACTTTTAGTTTTTACTTCAAAACTACATAA
- a CDS encoding OprD family outer membrane porin — translation MKKFAKISLIASIAISSSSLFAAESISEAFTNGKFKGELKSFYYAQTFDSPSKKDSSIWANGGSFNYVTDSYKGIKLGGTFQTSHVTSIDDDSSVTKSTMDAQGSVLSEAYFQYNLNNTTFKGGRQFVKTPLLAGSGSRLIKESFEAYLLANTDIPNTTIVAGKVTKYQQRTDFTTTAPFTSTNASANGGPGEFEKIGTDGINTIYIKNTSIPNLTAQFQYADAVDIADLIYVDAKYNFGPAYVAAQYYDTNYDASTSQDSSMYGLKIGAKIQDINLFAGYTSTDDDGDVVRGLGQGAYAQYTATTKTAGANAFKAGTDSWQIGAGYTFDKLKTKLRYSQFDQPTANADLDEVTLNLQYTFNKNLKVQLDYSILDYEAANSDATDLRTRLIYSY, via the coding sequence ATGAAAAAATTCGCAAAAATTAGTTTAATTGCTTCTATAGCAATTAGTAGTTCATCTTTGTTTGCAGCAGAGTCAATCTCTGAGGCATTTACTAATGGTAAGTTTAAAGGAGAGTTAAAATCATTTTATTATGCACAAACTTTTGATTCACCCTCAAAAAAGGATAGTTCAATATGGGCAAATGGAGGAAGTTTTAATTATGTTACAGATTCTTATAAAGGAATCAAATTAGGTGGAACATTTCAAACATCACATGTTACTTCAATAGATGATGATAGTTCAGTTACAAAATCTACAATGGATGCACAAGGTTCTGTATTATCAGAAGCATATTTTCAATATAATTTAAATAATACAACATTTAAAGGTGGTAGACAATTTGTTAAAACACCTTTATTAGCAGGTTCTGGATCAAGACTAATCAAAGAGTCTTTTGAAGCTTATCTTTTAGCAAACACAGATATTCCTAATACTACAATTGTTGCTGGAAAAGTTACTAAATATCAACAAAGAACAGATTTTACAACAACTGCACCTTTTACATCTACAAATGCTAGTGCAAATGGTGGACCAGGTGAGTTTGAAAAAATTGGTACAGATGGTATTAATACTATTTATATTAAAAATACATCTATTCCAAATTTAACTGCTCAGTTCCAATATGCTGATGCTGTTGATATTGCAGATTTAATATATGTAGATGCAAAATATAATTTTGGGCCAGCATATGTAGCCGCACAATATTATGATACAAATTATGATGCATCAACTTCACAAGATTCTTCAATGTATGGTTTAAAGATAGGAGCAAAAATCCAAGATATAAATCTTTTTGCTGGATATACGTCTACAGATGATGATGGAGATGTTGTAAGAGGTTTAGGACAGGGAGCATATGCACAATATACTGCAACTACAAAAACAGCAGGAGCAAATGCATTTAAAGCAGGAACAGATTCTTGGCAAATAGGTGCTGGGTATACTTTTGATAAATTAAAAACTAAATTAAGATATTCTCAGTTTGACCAACCTACTGCTAATGCAGATTTAGATGAAGTAACATTAAACCTTCAATATACTTTTAATAAAAATTTAAAAGTTCAATTAGACTATTCGATTCTTGATTATGAGGCAGCAAATAGTGATGCAACAGATTTAAGAACGAGACTTATTTACTCTTATTAA
- a CDS encoding response regulator transcription factor, whose product MKILLLEDDIIFSEIIEEYLNFLAYSVETVFDLESAEELLYNNKYDLLILDINIPGGNGLDLLENFRSLGFKTPSIIITSFTNINEIERAYNVGCDDYLKKPFELKELKARINYLENIHKINFKGQIKIDKDLIFDSYNMNIRKKDITVRIAKKEAEILRFFLLNKNRVISIDELIINIWEYGEEPSIATIRTYIKNIRKVLEKNLIETIKNVGYKFNTTY is encoded by the coding sequence TTGAAAATATTACTATTAGAAGATGACATAATATTTTCAGAAATAATAGAAGAGTATTTGAATTTTTTAGCGTATAGTGTTGAAACAGTTTTTGATTTAGAATCTGCAGAAGAATTACTGTATAACAATAAATATGATCTTTTAATTCTTGACATAAACATCCCAGGGGGAAATGGATTAGATTTATTAGAAAATTTTAGAAGCCTTGGATTTAAAACCCCTTCAATAATAATCACTTCATTTACAAATATAAATGAAATAGAAAGAGCGTATAATGTTGGTTGTGATGATTATCTAAAAAAACCTTTTGAACTTAAAGAGCTTAAAGCAAGAATTAATTATCTTGAAAATATTCATAAAATAAATTTTAAAGGACAAATAAAAATTGATAAAGACTTGATATTTGATTCATATAATATGAATATAAGAAAAAAAGATATTACAGTTAGAATTGCAAAAAAAGAAGCTGAAATTCTTAGATTTTTTTTATTAAATAAAAATAGAGTCATCTCAATCGATGAGTTAATTATTAATATATGGGAATATGGTGAAGAACCTTCAATAGCTACTATTAGAACATATATTAAAAATATAAGAAAAGTTCTAGAGAAAAATCTTATTGAAACAATAAAAAATGTAGGTTACAAATTTAACACTACATATTAA
- a CDS encoding SHOCT domain-containing protein — protein MFEYMNMNMTMFHGIGMLIFWIIVFFLIFSIFSKDKENSRETPLDILKKRLAKGEISREEYSKLKDSLLN, from the coding sequence ATGTTTGAATATATGAATATGAATATGACTATGTTTCATGGAATAGGAATGTTAATCTTTTGGATTATTGTTTTCTTTTTAATTTTTTCAATTTTTTCAAAAGATAAAGAAAATTCAAGAGAAACACCTTTAGATATTTTAAAAAAAAGGTTAGCTAAAGGTGAGATATCAAGAGAAGAGTATTCTAAGTTGAAAGACTCTTTATTAAATTAA
- a CDS encoding c-type cytochrome produces the protein MKNYLIPIGLLVLGITIYSFDFNKDKVDGRWYSKEQVSLGKEVFLKNCASCHGEKAEKTVEWRKTLADGSYPPPPLNDKAHAWHHPKWQLMQIIDNGGAAYGGKMPGFKDTLTNTEKEATIAYFQTFWGDEFYNLWKDKRKGLEDKK, from the coding sequence ATGAAAAATTATTTAATACCAATAGGCCTATTAGTTTTGGGTATTACTATTTATAGCTTTGACTTTAATAAAGATAAAGTTGATGGAAGATGGTATTCAAAAGAACAAGTTTCTTTAGGGAAAGAAGTATTCTTAAAAAACTGTGCTTCTTGTCATGGAGAAAAAGCTGAGAAGACTGTTGAGTGGAGAAAAACATTAGCAGATGGTTCATATCCTCCTCCACCTTTAAATGACAAAGCGCATGCATGGCATCATCCCAAATGGCAACTTATGCAAATAATAGATAATGGCGGAGCTGCATATGGTGGTAAAATGCCTGGATTTAAGGATACACTTACAAATACTGAAAAAGAAGCAACAATAGCTTATTTTCAGACTTTTTGGGGTGATGAATTTTATAACCTTTGGAAAGATAAAAGAAAAGGACTTGAGGATAAAAAATGA